The following DNA comes from Sphingopyxis sp. BSN-002.
GTCGAGATGAAGAGCGAGGGGGAGGGCGAAGCCCGCAAGCTCGTCTTTCGCCTCGACACGGATGACCTCGTCATGGCGGGCCCCGATCACCCCCTCAGTTTCGGCGGTGACGCGGATAACCCCGACCCGCGCCTCCACGTCCGCGGCGCGATCGGCAACGGCCTTGAAGCTCGTGTAGACCGGGCTCTCTATTATGAGATCGTCGAGATGGCGCTTGCCGACAATGCCGAACCCCCGGCAATCTGGTCGGACGGCGCGCGTTTCCCGCTGGTGGACGCCTGATGCTCTCCGAAAAGCTGCGCGCGGCGCTCGACAATCTGCTGCCCGACGACGGCGAGGATGAATCCTATCTGCTCCACGGCGAGCGCCTCCGCGACGCCGCGGTGCTCATCGCTTTCACCGACCGCCCCGACCCCGGCGTCATCCTGACCCAGCGCCCGCAATGGCTGCGGAGCCACGCCGGACAGGTCGCCTTTCCCGGGGGCAAGATCGATCCCGGCGACGTCGACGCGATCGACGCAGCGCTGCGTGAGGCCGAAGAGGAGATAGGCCTCCACCGCCACGACGTGACGATCGCCGGGGCGACGACGCCGTACCGCTCGGGCAGCGGCTATCACATCACTCCGGTGCTCGGCGTGATCCCGCCCGACCTGCCGCTCGATCCCAATCCCGACGAGGTCGAGGACTGGTTCGAAGTGCCGCTCGACATCCTGTTCGACCCCAGCAATTATGCGCTCCACCATGCGAACTGGCAGGGGCAGGACCGGCACTATTACGACATGGACTGGCAGGGACGGCGGATCTGGGGCGTGACGGCGGACATCATCATCAAGCTTTCGCGGCGCCTTCCTGCGGGGTGGTACCGATGACGACGTTGCCCGAAACGGCATGGCGCAACGCACCCGGACTGCGGCGCATCGTCGCGGCGCTCGGGGCCGACAAGGTCAAGATCGTCGGCGGTGCGGTGCGCGACACGCTGCTCGGGCTTCCCGTGACCGATATAGATATCGCAACGCCGCTGTTGCCCGAAGAGGTCACGCGCCGGCTCGAAGCGGCCGACGTCAAGGTGATCCCCACGGGCATCGCGCACGGTACGGTCACTGCGATCGCCAGCGGCGATCATCACGAGATCACGACGCTGCGCCGCGATGTCGAGACCGACGGCCGCCGCGCGACGATCGCCTTCGCCGACGACTGGCGCGAGGATGCAGCGCGGCGCGACTTCACGATCAATGCGCTCTACGCCGATCCCGACAGCGGCGAGGTCGCCGACTGGTTCGGCGGCATCGCGGACCTGCAAAGTGGCTGCGTACGCTTCATCGGCGATGCGGCGACGCGCATCGCCGAAGATCATTTGCGTATCCTGCGCTTCTACCGCTTTGCCGCGCGCTTCGGGCAGGGCGATCTGGAAGCCGCCAGCCATGCCGCGGTGATCGCCGCGCGCCAGTCGCTCAAAAGCCTGTCGCGCGAGCGCGTCGCCGACGAATTGCTCAAGATCCTCTCGATCGCCGACCCGCGCCCGATCGTGGGCCAGATGGCGGCCGACGGGATGTTCGAGGTGATCCTGCCCGAACTCGCGCCCGATTTCGCCGCGATCCTCGACCGGCTGCTCGCCAACGAAGCCGCGACGGGCGTCGAGGCCGCGCCGCTGCGCCGCCTGTCGGCGCTGCTGCCCGGGGAGCCCGCAACCGCCGAACAGGTTGCAAGTCGCCTTCGCCTCTCGACCCGTCAGCGCAAGCATCTTGCGGCCCTGGCAGGACATCGCAGCGACCTTCGCGCGGCGCGGCAGCTCGCACACGGCATCGGTCTCGATGCGGCGCGCGATGTGTATCTGCTTGCCGGCGATCCCGCGTCGGCAAAGGCTGCAGCGACGTCGCTGGAAAATTGGGAGGTCCCGCTGCTCCCCATGAAGGGCGGCGACATCATCGCGCGCGGCGTCACCGCCGGCCCCGAAGTCGCGCGCATCCTGCGTGCGGTCGAGGCGGCATGGGTCGCGGAAGATTATCCGGACGCGGCGCGCGTCGCCACCCTCGCCGATCAGATGATCGGGCGCACCAGCGACTGACGCCAATAGGCAAGCGCCGAGTCGGCCTTCATCGGGTGAGCGAACAGGAATCCCTGCCCGAAGTCGCAGCCCAAAGCCGAAAGCAGCCGGGCCTGATCGGCGGTCTCGACGCCTTCGGCGGTCGTGCGCATGCCCAGCACTTCGGCGAGGCTCTGGATCGTGCGGACGATCGCGGCCTTGTCGCGGTCCTCGACCATATGATCGACGAAGCTGCGGTCGATCTTGAGCACGTCGAGCGGCAGGCGCTGCAGATAGGCGAGGTTCGAATAGCCGGTACCGAAATCGTCCATCGCGACGCGCGCGTTCAGCGCTTTGAGTTCGCTCAGCACCGACAGCGCCAGATCGGGATCGCCGATGATCGCGCTTTCGG
Coding sequences within:
- a CDS encoding CCA tRNA nucleotidyltransferase, which produces MTTLPETAWRNAPGLRRIVAALGADKVKIVGGAVRDTLLGLPVTDIDIATPLLPEEVTRRLEAADVKVIPTGIAHGTVTAIASGDHHEITTLRRDVETDGRRATIAFADDWREDAARRDFTINALYADPDSGEVADWFGGIADLQSGCVRFIGDAATRIAEDHLRILRFYRFAARFGQGDLEAASHAAVIAARQSLKSLSRERVADELLKILSIADPRPIVGQMAADGMFEVILPELAPDFAAILDRLLANEAATGVEAAPLRRLSALLPGEPATAEQVASRLRLSTRQRKHLAALAGHRSDLRAARQLAHGIGLDAARDVYLLAGDPASAKAAATSLENWEVPLLPMKGGDIIARGVTAGPEVARILRAVEAAWVAEDYPDAARVATLADQMIGRTSD
- a CDS encoding CoA pyrophosphatase, coding for MLSEKLRAALDNLLPDDGEDESYLLHGERLRDAAVLIAFTDRPDPGVILTQRPQWLRSHAGQVAFPGGKIDPGDVDAIDAALREAEEEIGLHRHDVTIAGATTPYRSGSGYHITPVLGVIPPDLPLDPNPDEVEDWFEVPLDILFDPSNYALHHANWQGQDRHYYDMDWQGRRIWGVTADIIIKLSRRLPAGWYR